The Aerococcus loyolae genome contains the following window.
TACTTTGCTCTTGAAATTGTTCGGCAATTGAAGGGCCAAGAAGTCCATGACCAAGTGGCTAAAGCACTCTTAATTCCTAATGTTGAAGCAGCGGTTAAGGCTTAATGCTTACTTATTTACTAAAAGCGCTGGTAAGATTTTACCAGCGCTTTATTTCGCCTGCCTTACCGCCGTCTTGTCGTTACTATCCCACTTGCTCGACTTATATGCTTAGGGCCCTGGAAAAGCATGGCTTTTTCAAGGGGACGCTGATGGGACTGGCCCGAATTCTACGCTGCCAGCCCTATGCTCGCGGCGGCGTCGACCCAGTGCCCGATCATTTCAGTCTCAAACGCAATGACCAAGAAGTCAGCCCAAAAGAACGCCAAGCCCTAGCCCGCCTAAGTAAGAAATAGAAGAGAGTGCGACAGTCACACTAAAGGACGAAACCGCTACGCATACTATATCTGTAACTCGCTCCGCTTCGAACAGCTATAGCAACTGGAGGAAACTGGGATAAGCTCAGCAAGGCTGAGCGTTACCAGTTTTTGAAGTGGACGTTCGTCCTGTGACTGGAGCAGGTTTGAAAAGAAAGATATTTTGAATAGCTAGTATGCAAAAAAGGAGTCCCCTAATTGAGGACTCCTTTTATAATGAAATCTTTTATTCTTCTACCCCATAGATATCAGCGACTTTGTCAGCGATGCGTTGGGCATAGGTCAAGGCTAGGTCATCGCTCTTAGCTTCAACCATAACCCGGAGTAAGTTTTCGGTACCGCTAGGACGTACTAAGACCCGACCTTCTTCCCCTAATTCACTCTCAACCGCATCAATTTCTGCTTTGACGTCCGCATTGTTCATGGCTTCTTCCTTGCCGGCGCGGGTCACTTTGACATTGATGAGTTCTTGAGGATAGGTTGGCATTTCATCAGCTAACTCGCTGAGTTTCTTGCCGGATTGTTTGAGGACGAAGAGTAATTGAATCGCGGTTAAGAGGCCGTCACCGGTCGTGTTATGGTTCATAAAGATAACATGACCTGATTGCTCTCCTCCCAGGGTGTAGTCGCCTTTACGCATTTCTTCAACCACATAGCGGTCCCCTACCTTGGTGACCTTATCATTCATCCCTGCAGCTTCAACGGCCTTATGGAAACCTAAGTTAGACATGACAGTAGCAACAATGGTGTCGTCTTTTAATTTGCCATGGTCTTTGAGGTATTTACCACAGATGTACATAATGTGGTCGCCATCCACTAAACGGCCTTTGTCATCAACAGCAATGCAGCGGTCAGCGTCCCCATCAAAGGCAACCCCAGCATCAGCCCCTTGTTCGAGGACTAGTTTTTGGAGCTCACCAGGGTGGGTAGACCCGCAGTCATCGTTAATGTTTAGGCCATCAGGACGGGTTGCCCGGGCATAGAAGTCTGCATTTAAATCAGCAAAGAGACGGTTAACTAAAGGCGCAGCGGAACCATTAGCGGCGTCAATACAGAGTTTTAAGCCGGATAAATCATTAGAAATGGTGGTTTGGAGAAATTCGAGGTACTTGGCTACCCCTTCAGGATACTCACTGACCGTGCCTAAACCTTGGGCACTAGGACGAGGTAAGCTGTCCTCTTCTTGGTCTAAGTAGTATTCAATTTCAGCTTCTTGGTCATCCGACAATTTAAAGCCATCACTACCAAAGAACTTGATGCCGTTATCCTTAGCAGGATTGTGGCTGGCTGAGATCATTACCCCAGCAGTTACCCCAGTAGTCCGGGTGAGATAAGCGACAGCTGGTGTAGTAATAACGCCCAGTTGTAAAACTTCAATACCGACAGATAACAGCCCTGAAATTAAGGCGTGTTCTAATAACTGACCAGAAATCCGTGTGTCGCGTGCAACGAGGACACGGGGATGTTCTTGTTCTTCCTTGGCGTGTTGGAGCAAGACATAGCCGCCAAAGCGACCTAATTTAAAGGCCAATTCAGGGGTAAGTTCCTTATTGGCTTCTCCGCGAACACCGTCAGTTCCAAAATATTTTAACATGATATACTCCTTTGATTTACCAATCTTATTAACAATTCAATATACTACCACGATTTCAAGTCTTTGCCAAATTAGGGAGAACTAGATTTAGCCTCTGCTTGACTGCTAGATTCTTTTTGCCGGTCAGTGGCTGGTTGGCTTTCATCCTTACTAGTCTCCTGCCTTGCCTGGCTAGAGGAATCACTGGAGGCTTCACTTCTTTGGCCACTGTTTTTGGGTCGGGCAGTAACGGTAAGGGTGATGGACTCGGGTTCCATAGCTTCAACATTATCGGGGCGTTCTAGAGCCACTTGGACTCGTTGACTCTGGGTGATCCCGCTGACGTCAATATGACCGACTACTGCTTGAATAGCGGCTAGTGCTTTCTCATCGCCAAAGAGGGTTACTTGCCGGGTAGACCAGTTACTTAAGTCATAAGTGTAGTCATCATTGGGATTATCGAGGTCGATTTGGATAGGTACCGAGCTCCCCTGCTTACCGATGGCAATATCGACGCCGACTTGACTTGGGTTAGCGGTAATGTTTAGGATATTACCTTCGCGGTCCTTGACAATGACCCGGCCGCTGCCATGGTAGTCGGAATTGGTATTGTTAGGGAGACTGACGTCGACACTCACTGAGGCGATCTTGCTGAGGCTTTCAGCTGATCCGGTCAAGGTGACTTCTGCCGGAGTGGCCTTGGTCGCATGAATTTCATAACCCGGGGCCAAGTTGTTCGGATTAACATGGATTTCCACCGGATATTTTTGACTTTGCAGTTGAGCAATATTGATTTCCACACTGGAAGGTGAAATCCGATAATTGAGGTCTTTAGAAATATTAGTCATAGTGAGTTGGACATAGTGTGACCCTTCGCCGAGTTCTTCCAGGTTTTCAGTTACGACCTTAAATTCTCTGGCTTGAAGAGTTTGGTCGATGATATTACTTGGGCCTGAAATTTCCACAGAGACGGTTTCAGGTAGGCCAGTAATATAGTAGTCATCCACGTCGCCGCTCACATAAACGGGGACGTCGGAAATGGTTTCTGACTTGGTTTCACTGATATTAGTGAAGAAACTGACCGGGTTATTATTATAACGTTCCGCTTTGACAAAGATAAAGAGGAAAAGCGCTAATAGGAGTGAGAAAAAAATCATAGCGGCTTTATTTTCATAGAGCTTATTCATCTTTGTCACCTCCATTTTTCTTTTGGAAGATATTCTTCAAGAAGTGGTTGCCTTCGATAATAGAATCGCTGTCTTCGCTCTCAGCGAAATGTTGGCGGAGGGTCTCGCGGATCTCTTCTTCAGAAAGGTCTCGCATAATTTTTCCTTTATAGGTGAGGGAAATATCACCAGTCTCTTCAGAAACTACCACCACTACCGCATCGGTGACTTCACTGAGGCCAACCGCAGCCCGGTGGCGGGTGCCTAGTTCCTTAGGGATTTCGGGGTTTTCCGAGAGGGGGAGGAAACTGGCTGCTGAGCTAATCTTCATATCTTGAATCACCACCGACCCGTCATGGAGTGGGGTGTTGGGGATGAAGATATTAATCAGGAGTTGTTCAGTAATATCCGCATCCAATTTGATCCCCGTGTTGGCATATTCGGTGAGCGATTGGGTATCTTCAATGGAAATTAAAGCTCCGATCCGCCGCTTAGCCATGTACTGGCAAGCCCGGATAATTTCTTCAATCATTTGCTCAATGGGGTCATTTTGGGTATTTCGTAAATTTTTCATGCGTAAACTTTGGCCGAGGTGGTCGAGGCCGTTTCTGATTTCCGGTTGAAAAATAATGATAATCCCGATGACTGACCACTGGATAATACTATTCATAATCCAGTCGATGGTTTCTAATTGAAAGACGGTCGAAACCATTTTAAACAGTAAAAAGATAATGATGCCATTAAAGATATTGACCGCCCGTGTGCCCCGGATTAACTTGAGCAACTGATAGATGATGAGCCAAACAATCAAGATATCGATCAGGTCAAAGGCGTGTGACCAGCTGAAAATTGATTCCCAATCCATCGTTTTCCCTCCTATTAGTGATGTTTTAAATTCATTAATAAGTATACCATAGACACTGTCTGACCAGGCTTTAGGTCTTTCTTAAATTATGGATAGTAGGGAGAATAGACGAGGAGTGCTGGCTTAAAAAATAGCCGAAAAGCGAAAAAATTATGATAAAGGTAAATTGTAAAATGAAGTGCATAGAGAAAAGGACGACAAAAAACCAGTGATGCTCTATACTTAAAAGCGTCTAAACCCAAGTAAAGGAGCACTCACTGGCTATGAAACATTCTAACACGAAACCTAGATCATATACACACCTTTCTGCAGAAAAACGCGGAATTATCCAAGCAATGCACCAAGAAGGACATAAACAGAAAGAGATTGCTGACGCCGTTGGCGTCAATCAATGCACCATATCTCGTGAACTAAAACGTGGAAAAACACGTCAAATGAACTATGATCATACCTACGTTGATGTCTATCTTGCAGAAACTGGCTCGCGTGTTTATAAAGATAATCGGTCAAATTCTAAAGCCAGAGGCGCTTTGTATGGAAAATCTAACTTCATTAAAGCCTTTGAGGAAGCCTTACTGACACCTAAAGAAGACCGTATTTTCAGTGTTGATACGTTTATTCATGATTACCGCAGAAAACACCCTTTAGAAAGAGTTCCTTGCACCAAAACCATGTATAAATATATCAATCTTGGTTTATTAAATGTGAGGAATATTGATCTTCCTATGAAAACAAGGATTCGTCCAAGAAAACAACCTAGTGAACCGCGTGGGACGAATAAAAAGGTATTTGGAAAAAGCATTGATCAGCGATGCCCAGACGTCCTTTCAAGAGAAGAATTTGGTCACTGGGAGCTTGACCTCGTGATAGGAAAGAAGACTAAAGGAGAGCCATGTCTTATTACTCTAGTTGAACGGAAAACGCGAAAATTCCTCACCAAGAAGACTTGGAAGTGGGATGCAGATTCCATTGTAAAATCGGTTAAAAAGGTGATTCTTAAAGAGGGTCAAGCGTGTTTTAAAACCTTAACGACCGATAACGGCAGTGAATTTTCTAAACTATCTCAGCTTGAGTATGCTCTGAAGGATTTGGAAGTCTTTTTCGCCCATGCCTATTCAGCTTGGGAAAAAGGCAGTAATGAGAGACATAATCGCATGTTAAGAGAATTCTTGCCCAAAGGGACAAGCTTTAAAAAGCTGACATACCAGGAACTCGCACACTATACGAATACAATAAATAATCGCTTTAGAAAGGTCTTAGATTATCAAACCCCTAACGACTGTTATAACCTAGAAGTTGCGAAACTTCAGGAAACGCTTAAAGAAGCAGGCTAAAGTGCTTAACAAAGCATAGAGATTCAGTGTGGGCCAGTCAAGGTCCGCTTCGCTCTCCACCTTGACAGCCCCACCCTGAATCTCTAAATGATAATCAAGCACTTTAAGCTAGAGAAAAACGGGCCAAGAATTATTGACTTTATCAGCTTTTTAGTTATTTGGCATGACACTGGGATTTTTTAAAATAAATATGCACTTGATATTGCAATTTACCAAATTATGATAAATGAAAAAAATCGCCAATAACCCTTGCATTTTATAGGGAAATAGTGGTATATTAATTGAGTACTGATTTGGAGGGATAGCGAAGCGGCCAAACGCAGCGGACTGTAAATCCGTTCCTTCGGGTTCAGAGGTTCGAATCCTCTTCCCTCCATTTCTAATCATATTGGGGTATCGCCAAGCGGTAAGGCAACAGACTTTGACTCTGTCATGCGTTGGTTCGAATCCAGCTACCCCAGTTAAGAGAGTGTGACAAAAGTCAAAAGAGCCCTGAACCACTGGAGCGAACTATCGCACATAGTTCGTGAAGTGGACGTCAGGGCTGACTTTTGGAACAGGTTTTGTAAAAAGAATTAATATTAAAGAGGCTAGATTTTTTAGTCTCTTTTTTTGCTTTCAGCTGATAAAATAGAATGGATGCTCAGCAATATTAATTGCTAGTAACCACAAAACTCCCTTAGTCCTATCCATATATAGAAAGAACTGAGGGAGTTTTTTGTGTGCTATTTAATTGGAAAACGGGGGAATTTATAAGGTAGGTGCTTGTTGAGGTACTTGAGGAAGAGGTAACCCAATTCAAAGTCCATCATCCCATGGAAGAGTGACGATACACCGAAGAGAATAAAGAGTGAGGCCCAGTAACCATATTGGCCATCCAAACTGGTTAAACCTGCTGTCACAAAGCAATGGATAACGATCATTTCCCCGAGACCGTGTAAGCTATTAATCCCAGCGTTAAAGAGGGTTCTTTTCCAAGGGTTCAAGACAAATTGGTTGGACCGTTGCAGAGTATAGGCACCCACTAGGGTAAATAAGAGGTGGGAAACCGCCCGGAAGACCACTGGTAAGGGAAAGCCTGCCATCAAGAAACCAAATGAGGTGGCTAGGGCCACAAAAGCGGCTGAGGCTGGAGAAATAAAGAGCGCCATATCAATGGCAATGTGTGAGCCCAGGGTCCAGGAAAAGGGACCAAAAGCGATTTTAATGGGGCTAATCATAGGGATAATGATACCGATGGCTGTTAGTAAGGCGACGGTAGTCATTTTGCCCGTATTTTTTTTGCTAACTGAAATACTTTCTTTCATTGTAATCCTCCTTGAAGAATGAGTCCTAATATAATCGATATAAAACCAAATAATGATAAAAATTTAAAAATTATCGGTAAATTGCAATATCAAGTGCATATTTATTTTAAAAAATCCCAGTGTCATGCCAAATAACTAAAAAGCTGATAAAGTCAATAATTCTTGGCCCGTTTTTCTCTAGCTTAAAGTGCTTGATTATCATTTAGAGATTCAGGGTGGGGCTGTCAAGGTGGAGAGCGAAGCGGACCTTGACTGGCCCACACTGAATCTCTATGCTTTGTTAAGCACTTTAGCCTGCTTCTTTAAGCGTTTCCTGAAGTTTCGCAACTTCTAGGTTATAACAGTCGTTAGGGGTTTGATAATCTAAGACCTTTCTAAAGCGATTATTTATTGTATTCGTATAGTGTGCGAGTTCCTGGTATGTCAGCTTTTTAAAGCTTGTCCCTTTGGGCAAGAATTCTCTTAACATGCGATTATGTCTCTCATTACTGCCTTTTTCCCAAGCTGAATAGGCATGGGCGAAAAAGACTTCCAAATCCTTCAGAGCATACTCAAGCTGAGATAGTTTAGAAAATTCACTGCCGTTATCGGTCGTTAAGGTTTTAAAACACGCTTGACCCTCTTTAAGAATCACCTTTTTAACCGATTTTACAATGGAATCTGCATCCCACTTCCAAGTCTTCTTGGTGAGGAATTTTCGCGTTTTCCGTTCAACTAGAGTAATAAGACATGGCTCTCCTTTAGTCTTCTTTCCTATCACGAGGTCAAGCTCCCAGTGACCAAATTCTTCTCTTGAAAGGACGTCTGGGCATCGCTGATCAATGCTTTTTCCAAATACCTTTTTATTCGTCCCACGCGGTTCACTAGGTTGTTTTCTTGGACGAATCCTTGTTTTCATAGGAAGATCAATATTCCTCACATTTAATAAACCAAGATTGATATATTTATACATGGTTTTGGTGCAAGGAACTCTTTCTAAAGGGTGTTTTCTGCGGTAATCATGAATAAACGTATCAACACTGAAAATACGGTCTTCTTTAGGTGTCAGTAAGGCTTCCTCAAAGGCTTTAATGAAGTTAGATTTTCCATACAAAGCGCCTCTGGCTTTAGAATTTGACCGATTATCTTTATAAACACGCGAGCCAGTTTCTGCAAGATAGACATCAACGTAGGTATGATCATAGTTCATTTGACGTGTTTTTCCACGTTTTAGTTCACGAGATATGGTGCATTGATTGACGCCAACGGCGTCAGCAATCTCTTTCTGTTTATGTCCTTCTTGGTGCATTGCTTGGATAATTCCGCGTTTTTCTGCAGAAAGGTGTGTATATGATCTAGGTTTCGTGTTAGAATGTTTCATAGCCAGTGAGTGCTCCTTTACTTGGGTTTAGACGCTTTTAAGTATAGAGCATCACTGGTTTTTTGTCGTCCTTTTCTCTATGCACTTCATTTTACAATTTACCTTTAAAAATTATCATAAGCTTAGCCCTTATTTTTGTCAAGTCTGTCTAAATCGATCACTTTTCGCATAAGACTAGGGGTTTTTGCTGCCTTGGCTTATGGTATGATAGGTAAAACAGTATCAGCATTCTTGGGCTTTTTTAAGATCATAAAAGTCGGTTTCCTTTGGTTGGCTGAAAGTGGCTAGTCAGAGAATCAGAATAGAAAAAATGAGGAGGCGGTTTAGTGATGGCTAATCCAAAACAAGTATCTAATTTTATAAATCTGAACCAAGATATTATTGATGAATTAATTACCCTAGCTTTTAAGGAAGATATTCCTTATGAAGACCTGTCGACCAATGCTATTTACCAGGGGCAAGCAGCCCAGGTAGAGCTCTTAGCTAAGGAAGCAGGAGTGATTTGTGGTTTGGATCTTTTCAAGCGGGTTTTCTTACATTTGGATCCTGAGGTTCAATTTGAGAGCCTGGTCCGAGATGGAGACCGGGTGGCTAACCAAGAGACTT
Protein-coding sequences here:
- the yidD gene encoding membrane protein insertion efficiency factor YidD, producing the protein MLTYLLKALVRFYQRFISPALPPSCRYYPTCSTYMLRALEKHGFFKGTLMGLARILRCQPYARGGVDPVPDHFSLKRNDQEVSPKERQALARLSKK
- a CDS encoding IS30 family transposase; translated protein: MKHSNTKPRSYTHLSAEKRGIIQAMHQEGHKQKEIADAVGVNQCTISRELKRGKTRQMNYDHTYVDVYLAETGSRVYKDNRSNSKARGALYGKSNFIKAFEEALLTPKEDRIFSVDTFIHDYRRKHPLERVPCTKTMYKYINLGLLNVRNIDLPMKTRIRPRKQPSEPRGTNKKVFGKSIDQRCPDVLSREEFGHWELDLVIGKKTKGEPCLITLVERKTRKFLTKKTWKWDADSIVKSVKKVILKEGQACFKTLTTDNGSEFSKLSQLEYALKDLEVFFAHAYSAWEKGSNERHNRMLREFLPKGTSFKKLTYQELAHYTNTINNRFRKVLDYQTPNDCYNLEVAKLQETLKEAG
- a CDS encoding CdaR family protein; this translates as MNKLYENKAAMIFFSLLLALFLFIFVKAERYNNNPVSFFTNISETKSETISDVPVYVSGDVDDYYITGLPETVSVEISGPSNIIDQTLQAREFKVVTENLEELGEGSHYVQLTMTNISKDLNYRISPSSVEINIAQLQSQKYPVEIHVNPNNLAPGYEIHATKATPAEVTLTGSAESLSKIASVSVDVSLPNNTNSDYHGSGRVIVKDREGNILNITANPSQVGVDIAIGKQGSSVPIQIDLDNPNDDYTYDLSNWSTRQVTLFGDEKALAAIQAVVGHIDVSGITQSQRVQVALERPDNVEAMEPESITLTVTARPKNSGQRSEASSDSSSQARQETSKDESQPATDRQKESSSQAEAKSSSP
- the glmM gene encoding phosphoglucosamine mutase → MLKYFGTDGVRGEANKELTPELAFKLGRFGGYVLLQHAKEEQEHPRVLVARDTRISGQLLEHALISGLLSVGIEVLQLGVITTPAVAYLTRTTGVTAGVMISASHNPAKDNGIKFFGSDGFKLSDDQEAEIEYYLDQEEDSLPRPSAQGLGTVSEYPEGVAKYLEFLQTTISNDLSGLKLCIDAANGSAAPLVNRLFADLNADFYARATRPDGLNINDDCGSTHPGELQKLVLEQGADAGVAFDGDADRCIAVDDKGRLVDGDHIMYICGKYLKDHGKLKDDTIVATVMSNLGFHKAVEAAGMNDKVTKVGDRYVVEEMRKGDYTLGGEQSGHVIFMNHNTTGDGLLTAIQLLFVLKQSGKKLSELADEMPTYPQELINVKVTRAGKEEAMNNADVKAEIDAVESELGEEGRVLVRPSGTENLLRVMVEAKSDDLALTYAQRIADKVADIYGVEE
- the cdaA gene encoding diadenylate cyclase CdaA; this translates as MDWESIFSWSHAFDLIDILIVWLIIYQLLKLIRGTRAVNIFNGIIIFLLFKMVSTVFQLETIDWIMNSIIQWSVIGIIIIFQPEIRNGLDHLGQSLRMKNLRNTQNDPIEQMIEEIIRACQYMAKRRIGALISIEDTQSLTEYANTGIKLDADITEQLLINIFIPNTPLHDGSVVIQDMKISSAASFLPLSENPEIPKELGTRHRAAVGLSEVTDAVVVVVSEETGDISLTYKGKIMRDLSEEEIRETLRQHFAESEDSDSIIEGNHFLKNIFQKKNGGDKDE